From one Catellatospora sp. IY07-71 genomic stretch:
- the eboE gene encoding metabolite traffic protein EboE, giving the protein MRLAHPDGQTVHLSYCTNVHPAEDLDGIVAQLGAYGSAIRQRLDADVLGLGLWLAAPAASALAAEPHLRRRLRRELDLRGLEVVTLNGFPYQSFQAEVVKHAVYHPDWTTPERLRYTLDLAQVLADLLPDDAVRGSISTLPLAWREPWGPDQAGAAQRVLDELADGLAGIAGTTGRTVQVGFEPEPGCVVETTEQAARLWAGMDGDWLGVCLDLAHLACAWEEPAEALSRLAKAGLPVVKVQVSAALTAEDPVAAEAALRGYDEPRFLHQTRGARGEAADDLGEALDRLLPRPRRTPQPWRVHYHVPLHAEPAPPLGSTLPELRVALKELFGGPVAGCDHVDVETYTWQVLPPAQRPTTPEQLAAGIAAELAFARDELGALGLAPCPPAAPLGTIALQEVRPWTP; this is encoded by the coding sequence ATGCGGCTGGCACACCCCGACGGGCAGACGGTGCACCTGAGCTACTGCACCAACGTGCATCCCGCCGAGGACCTCGACGGCATCGTCGCGCAGCTCGGCGCGTACGGCAGCGCGATCCGGCAGCGGCTGGACGCCGACGTGCTGGGGCTCGGCCTGTGGCTGGCGGCCCCGGCCGCCTCGGCGCTGGCCGCCGAGCCGCACCTGCGCCGCCGCCTGCGCCGTGAGCTGGACCTGCGCGGGCTGGAGGTGGTCACGCTCAACGGCTTCCCGTACCAGTCCTTCCAGGCCGAGGTGGTCAAGCACGCGGTCTACCACCCGGACTGGACCACGCCGGAGCGGCTGCGCTACACCCTGGACCTGGCCCAGGTGCTGGCCGACCTGCTGCCCGACGACGCCGTACGCGGCTCCATCTCGACGCTGCCGCTGGCCTGGCGCGAGCCGTGGGGCCCGGACCAGGCCGGGGCCGCCCAGCGGGTGCTGGACGAGCTGGCCGACGGCCTGGCCGGGATCGCGGGCACCACCGGCCGCACCGTGCAGGTCGGCTTCGAGCCGGAGCCCGGCTGCGTGGTCGAGACGACCGAGCAGGCGGCGCGGCTGTGGGCCGGCATGGACGGCGACTGGCTCGGGGTATGCCTCGACCTGGCGCACCTGGCCTGTGCCTGGGAGGAGCCCGCCGAGGCGCTGTCCCGGCTCGCCAAGGCCGGGCTGCCGGTGGTGAAGGTGCAGGTGTCGGCCGCGCTGACGGCCGAGGACCCGGTCGCCGCCGAGGCGGCGCTGCGCGGCTACGACGAGCCGCGCTTCCTGCACCAGACCCGGGGCGCGCGCGGCGAGGCCGCCGACGACCTGGGCGAGGCGCTGGACCGGCTGCTGCCCCGGCCCCGCCGCACCCCACAGCCCTGGCGCGTGCACTACCACGTGCCGCTGCACGCCGAGCCCGCGCCGCCGCTGGGCAGCACCCTGCCCGAGCTGCGGGTCGCGCTGAAGGAGCTGTTCGGCGGCCCGGTCGCCGGGTGCGACCACGTGGACGTGGAGACGTACACCTGGCAGGTGCTGCCCCCGGCGCAGCGGCCCACCACGCCGGAGCAGCTCGCCGCCGGGATCGCCGCCGAGCTGGCGTTCGCCCGCGACGAGCTGGGCGCGCTGGGGCTGGCGCCGTGCCCGCCCGCCGCGCCGCTGGGCACCATAGCGCTGCAGGAGGTCCGCCCGTGGACGCCGTGA
- a CDS encoding alkaline phosphatase family protein, with the protein MDAVTPLVVLDVVGLTPRLLEHMPRLRALAGSGFAAPLGTVLPAVTCSAQATLLTGAPPAEHGIVGNGWYFRDLGEVLLWRQHHALVGGEKVWQAARRAKPGYTVANICWWYAMGADVDWTVTPRPVYRADGRKEPDCYTDPPQLHRGLSTELGTFPLFQFWGPGAGIASSRWIAGAARYVMRVHEPDLTLVYLPHLDYDLQRFGPYGPEAAAAARELDGVIGPLLDDAAARGATVVALSEYGITPVRRPVDVNRALRAEGLLRVHTQAGMEYLDPWTSRAFAVADHQLAHVYVKDPADLRIAAKVCANLPGVAEVLDEAGKARHGLDHPRSGELVLVAEPESWFTYYYWLDDAKAPDFARLVEIHRKPGYDPAELFFDPAAPLAAKRRAATALLRKKLGMRYLMSVVGLDAGALAVRGSHGRLPDHPADGPLLICSDPAAARGSFAATDVKPLLLRLAGL; encoded by the coding sequence GTGGACGCCGTGACCCCGCTGGTCGTGCTGGACGTGGTCGGGCTGACCCCGCGCCTGCTGGAGCACATGCCCCGGCTGCGCGCGCTGGCCGGGTCCGGCTTCGCCGCCCCGCTGGGCACGGTGCTGCCCGCGGTGACCTGCTCGGCCCAGGCGACGCTGCTCACCGGGGCGCCCCCGGCCGAGCACGGCATCGTCGGCAACGGCTGGTACTTCCGCGACCTGGGCGAGGTGCTGCTCTGGCGGCAGCACCACGCGCTGGTCGGCGGGGAGAAGGTCTGGCAGGCGGCCCGCCGGGCGAAGCCCGGCTACACCGTGGCCAACATCTGCTGGTGGTACGCCATGGGCGCGGACGTGGACTGGACCGTCACGCCCCGGCCGGTGTACCGGGCGGACGGGCGCAAGGAGCCCGACTGCTACACCGACCCGCCGCAGCTGCACCGGGGCCTGTCCACCGAGCTGGGCACGTTCCCGCTGTTCCAGTTCTGGGGACCGGGCGCGGGGATCGCGTCCAGCCGCTGGATCGCGGGCGCCGCCCGCTACGTGATGCGGGTGCACGAGCCCGACCTGACCCTGGTCTACCTGCCCCACCTCGACTACGACCTGCAGCGCTTCGGCCCGTACGGCCCCGAGGCGGCGGCCGCCGCCCGGGAGCTGGACGGCGTGATCGGGCCGCTGCTCGACGACGCGGCGGCGCGCGGGGCGACCGTGGTGGCGCTGTCGGAGTACGGCATCACGCCCGTCCGCCGCCCCGTGGACGTCAACCGGGCGCTGCGTGCCGAAGGCCTGCTCCGGGTGCACACCCAGGCCGGGATGGAGTACCTCGACCCGTGGACGTCCCGGGCCTTCGCCGTCGCCGACCACCAGCTCGCGCACGTGTACGTGAAGGACCCGGCCGACCTGCGCATCGCCGCCAAGGTCTGCGCGAACCTGCCCGGCGTGGCCGAGGTGCTCGACGAGGCGGGCAAGGCCCGGCACGGCCTGGACCACCCGCGCTCCGGCGAGCTGGTGCTGGTCGCCGAGCCCGAGTCGTGGTTCACGTACTACTACTGGCTCGACGACGCGAAGGCCCCCGACTTCGCGCGCCTGGTGGAGATCCACCGCAAACCCGGCTACGACCCGGCGGAGCTGTTCTTCGACCCCGCCGCCCCGCTGGCCGCCAAACGCCGCGCCGCCACCGCCCTGCTCCGCAAGAAGCTCGGCATGCGCTACCTGATGAGCGTCGTCGGCCTCGACGCCGGCGCCCTGGCCGTCCGCGGCTCGCACGGCCGCCTGCCCGACCACCCCGCCGACGGCCCCCTGCTCATCTGCTCCGACCCCGCCGCCGCCCGCGGCTCCTTCGCCGCCACCGACGTCAAACCCCTCCTCCTCCGCCTCGCCGGCCTGTAA